In the Holosporales bacterium genome, CCTGATATGAGCGGCATGGGTAGTGGATATGATTTCTAAAAACTGCTAATTCTTAACAGTTTAGCGTTTATCAAGCACGTCGTGCTTAAAAATAGAAATACAAATTACCAAAAAACAATCTCGCTAAGCTAACCGATAAGCCATTTTGATACTTATCCCTTCTCTATGATTCCGCCTTTTCTATACTAAGCCATAAACACGGCAAATAACCAATTTTCGAGAGATGAAAACTATAAGGGTTAGTTGAACTTTGTGCTGCATTTCTTTATTAAGTAGGTGGTTGGACAGCTGGGTTTCTTGCGTTGATGGAGATCTTGTTTCCGATATAGGATGAGTGATGATTGAGCATACAAGTCCTCACCAAACCATAAATACGGCTAGTAATCCACTTTCTGAAGGCGTGAGCTATTGAATTTTGTGCTTTATATCTTTATTAATTGAGCGATTAGATAGCTAGATTTTTTGTGCCAATGCCAGTCTAAGGCTTCGACATAGGATGGGTGGCTGAGCGGTTGAAAGCACCGGTCTTGAAAACCGGCAGAAGGGCAACCTTCTCGTGAGTTCGAATCTCACCCCATCCGCCAAATATGTTCGTTTAGGCTTGAGTGAAGTTAGCTGGCCTGCATGATCACTTCTTATGTATAGAGTGCGGCCAATCTTAATTTTTCTTTAGCGCTTGTTTCTTTCATTTAGCCTCATCCTTCTAATCTTGATAGCCTAAAATGCATATCTAAGCCAAAACAAATAACAACTAAACGTTGTTAAATCTATATTATGCACAACCTTGGAATGTATATTACGCTATTAGTTCAAAAATCTAACAATAGATCGCCGACATTATAATAGCCTTAATCGCTTTTTATCAGCCAAATAATAAGCAAATATAAAGTTTTAATATTAAAAAATGCAGTTTGTTAATTTTTGAAAATTAAGCATTGACGTTGGATAAAAATAATTTAGATTAGGTTAAATATTTTTCATCTAGAAAAAATACAATGTCAAACATACAAGCCTTCTTGCTCTTTATATTATCTGTCTCAATCGCCGATGCGTTTGCTGGTTTAAGTCCGCTTGCGAGCAGCGACGACCCTAATTTTACATTCATGGGTAGCCCTGTGCCAGAATTGTCTGATTTTTCCCCAAAAGAAATGCTCAAAAGACCATCATCAGATTTAGATGATAAATTTAATACATTTACGGATTTTACATTTACGGATTTAAGCCCTGTAGCGGAATGGACTAATTTTTCCCTAAAAGAAGCGTCTTTAAGTACAACTGTAGAAGAAAGGTTTAGTTTTTATCCATCGGGTGACACAATTGGACAAACGACAGGGCCATTAGCTGCTTTGCGGCAGCGACCAGGACCTACAGGCACTCAGCTCTTCGTCCCTGTCAAGAAAAAGCATCAAAATTACGGTCGTGGTAAAGAGCATTATCAAACAAAAGCAATCGCCGAAAAAAGGCTAGAAGGCCGTATCATTTTTCGTACTGAGGCATATACTTGGTTTTTACAGCATTTCCCAAAGATAAACATGCAGAATTTGAAAAAAATTGCAAAAACGGTATCTGAATTAATTAATATAAAGCTAGATAGAGCTTCTTGTCGCAGGCAGGATCTATTGCTCCTTTGGTTTGATGATAATTGGTCTATAATCGAACCAATATTGCCTTACATAGAAACCAATAAGAATTAGTAAGCAGCGGCTTTATAATTGCGGCTTTCGTTTGTAAGTTACTTTTTTTTAGCCCCATCCTTCTAATCTTGATAGCTAAAGTACTATTTAGATACTGAGTCATACCTAATTTCGCCAAAACAAATAACAACCAAAAGTTGTCAAACCTATATGAGATACAGCTGCGGAATATATCTTATGCCATTAGTTCAAAAAATAGCCGACATTCATCAATATAATAGCCTTAATCGCTTTTTATCAGCCAAATAATAAGCAAATATAAAGTTTTTAATATTAAAAAATGCAGTTTGTTAATTTTTGAAAATTAAGCATTGACGTTGGATAAAAATAATTTATATTAGGTTAAATATTTTTCATCTAGAAAAAACACAATGTCAAACATACAAGCCCTCTTGCTCTTTAGTATTATCGTCTCAATCGCCGATGCGTTTGCTAGTTTCAGTCCGTTCGCGAGTAGCGACAGTGACTCTGACACTACATTTATGAATTTAAGCCCTGTAGCGGAATGGTCTAGTTTTTCCCAACAAAAAACGCCCGAAAGTAAAACATCGAATGATGTAATCGGACAAACAACAAGGCTGTTAGCTGATTTGCAACGGCAATCAGAACCTACAGATACGCAACTCCTACCCTGCCCTGTCGAGAAAAAACATAAGAACTACGGTTATGGCAAAGAGCACTATAGAGCGAAAGCAATCGCCGAAGAAAGGCTAAAAGGCCGTATCATTTGTTGTACTGCGGCATATGCTTGGTTTTTAGAGCATTATCCAGGAATAACAATGCAGAACTTGAAAAAAAATTGCAAAAACGGTATCTGAATCAATTAATATAAAGCTAGATAGGGCTTCTCTTCGTGGGCGGGATCTATTGTTTCTTTGGTTTGATGACAATTGGAATACAATTGAACCAATGTTGCCTTATATAGGGCCTCTTGAGTGAGAATTGATAATAAGAATTAGTAAGCAGCGGCTTCATAATTGTAGCCTTTGTTTACAAGCTGTGCATTTTACGTCTTATAAATACGCCACACGAATCACCATTCCTGTAGCTTGGCTGTTTCTGCGATGGGGCTAAGTACCACGTATCTAGGCATGGAGAAGCTATATAGATATTTCAACAGAATATCTAGGGTAGCCTTCTCCAAATTTATAAAAAATCCTTACAGCTACGAATAATACTATCTCTTGGTAATAATCATGGCAAATCCGCCTATCGTATTCCTTTCTTGCTCAGAGCTAGACGGCCAAAAGGCACTGCCTAGCACAATTTCTCTAAATGCTATGTCGGCTATTTGCTCTCTAGCTTTGTCCCCAAAATATTCCAAAAAAGTTTCCTTGTGACTGTTAAGTAATTCAAATTGCTCTTTTTCAGACATGCTAGCAGCACTCTCTGGATCGGTTATGTCAATTATAAAGTCGCTGTGATTTTCCAAAACGCCGCCCTCTCCAAGTTCATAGAAAAAGGTGTACTTGTCTCCAAAATGTAATTGCATGAAATTCGAAAACTCCTCTATACAAATTCCTATACCGGCGATTCTCGGAAAGCGAGATGAAACTATAACCCCTCCTGGCGCCAAAAGGCTAAGCGCATCTTCAATTGCAGGGCGAGTTAATGAAGAGTTCATAGGAACATTCTCAAAAATAATGTAATTGTATTGTCCTGAGCCGAAAACATCTGCCGAAAGCTTCATAATATCGCTGTCTACATCAGGTTTTGCATCACCATAATGAAAGATAAAGTCCCCAAAGCCTATTATCTCACGCCAATGTGACGATGTGTCAGCGGCAGCAGAATTAACGAGATCTACTAACAAGTAGTTATAAGGATTTTCATATGCAATAAGGTCATTGTCGTTCATGCGGCCACTTCCAACTATTATTGTGGCAGGAAGTCCCTTAGCGTTCATAAGGGCAGTATATGCTTGGGGATTTCTAAAATTTATTCCATTTTCTGATAAATATTGAGAATCTGGCAAGGAATTGTTTCTGTCTACTTGTGTTTCATTCAATTGTGGAAATCGCGCAAAACATGAATCTATGCAAGTTACAGCGCCACCAGCAATATATGCTAATGCAAGAACTGCTCTTGAATATACTCTATTTATGATCATAATTAAGACTCCAATTAACTTTTTATAAAATATCATTAATGACAAAAAATGTCAATATAAATTATTAATCTGTATTGACATCTGAATAATGCCTAAGAGCTACTTGGATAACACCAATATTTTACAAGCCTTGCTTCCTAAGTTGGTTCATTAGGGATTCGGCTGCCTTTTGCTCTGCGATTTGTTTTGAAGACCCGGCGCCAATTCCAACTAAGCCATTGCCCACCAAGACTTGGACAGTAAAAACCGGAGAATGATCAGTTCCCCTACGATCAGCCACTTCATATACGGGAATTCCAAATTTGCGGCTCTGTGACCACTCTTGCAGCAAATTTTTTGGACATTTTAAATTTTCGACAGGATAGTTTCTTACATGGTCTTGAATCCAACGCCTAATCACTGCTGAAGCTGCATCGTACCCGCCGTCAAGGTACACGGCACCGATAAGCGCCTCTAAAGTGTCTGCAAGAACAGAGCGTTCGCCTTTATCGGGCATAACATCCAGCAGCTTAACCAAACCACTTAATTTGGCAATATCGGCCATAAACAAAGCGCTTGAGAAATAATGATACCTGATTGATAAGTCGCCTTCGCAGTCTTGTGGAAAGCTTTCATATAACAACGCTGCCAACACTAAGTTATAGACCCTGTCCCCCAAGAACTCTAACCTTTCGAAGGTGTTTGAGCAGGACCGATCATTACTGCGTGATGGGTGGC is a window encoding:
- the rnc gene encoding ribonuclease III, yielding MKLEEISSHIGYQFKDASLLSKALSHPSRSNDRSCSNTFERLEFLGDRVYNLVLAALLYESFPQDCEGDLSIRYHYFSSALFMADIAKLSGLVKLLDVMPDKGERSVLADTLEALIGAVYLDGGYDAASAVIRRWIQDHVRNYPVENLKCPKNLLQEWSQSRKFGIPVYEVADRRGTDHSPVFTVQVLVGNGLVGIGAGSSKQIAEQKAAESLMNQLRKQGL